A window of the Candidatus Binataceae bacterium genome harbors these coding sequences:
- a CDS encoding LLM class flavin-dependent oxidoreductase has protein sequence MAKIDFALWDAVGGYSDTQQEMADVYDEHIRFAQQLERDGWHSYFVIEHQNSPLGRITAPSVYLTAIARATSKLRFGAMMWQLPFYHPIRLAQEVAMLDQLSRGRVEFGTGIGVHEHEFIRWGVDYYQRAAIAGEVLQIVKMAWTQDEVTFNGKYFHFDEALPQPKPYQKPHPPIWAAVHSDAAIEFAAKNNYHVSQNLDTDEVVARKFDLYRKIWREAGHPGPMPRIFLQRQVHVAQTDEKAHEQARKYLTSREGGAVPVGGGKIANTRIGWGTHPRGMGRDSERPDDKARGETIQKAATSYEYNIDNGLAIVGSPETVIRKLEEGKKLIGYDIFCTNHEIGGMPRELIDNSVRLFGKEVIPAFKS, from the coding sequence ATGGCGAAGATCGATTTTGCGCTGTGGGACGCCGTGGGCGGTTATTCGGACACCCAGCAAGAGATGGCCGATGTGTATGACGAGCACATCCGCTTTGCTCAGCAGTTGGAGCGCGACGGCTGGCATTCCTACTTCGTCATCGAGCATCAGAACTCTCCGCTGGGCCGGATTACGGCGCCTAGTGTCTACCTGACCGCGATCGCGCGCGCTACGTCCAAGCTACGCTTTGGTGCGATGATGTGGCAGTTGCCCTTCTATCATCCCATTCGCTTGGCGCAGGAAGTTGCGATGCTCGATCAACTCTCGCGCGGGCGCGTCGAGTTTGGTACGGGAATCGGCGTGCATGAGCACGAATTCATCCGCTGGGGGGTGGATTATTATCAGCGCGCCGCGATCGCCGGCGAAGTGCTGCAGATCGTCAAGATGGCCTGGACCCAGGACGAGGTCACCTTCAACGGCAAGTATTTCCATTTCGACGAGGCCTTGCCTCAGCCCAAGCCCTATCAGAAGCCTCATCCGCCGATCTGGGCCGCGGTCCACAGCGACGCGGCGATCGAATTTGCGGCCAAGAACAATTACCACGTCTCGCAGAACCTCGACACCGACGAGGTGGTCGCGCGCAAGTTTGATCTCTATCGCAAGATCTGGCGCGAGGCGGGCCATCCCGGGCCGATGCCGCGAATCTTCTTGCAGCGCCAGGTGCACGTGGCCCAGACCGACGAGAAGGCGCACGAACAAGCCCGCAAGTATCTGACCTCGCGCGAGGGCGGCGCGGTGCCGGTGGGCGGCGGCAAGATCGCCAACACGCGGATTGGTTGGGGTACTCATCCTCGCGGGATGGGGCGCGACAGCGAACGGCCCGACGACAAGGCGCGCGGCGAGACCATCCAGAAAGCGGCGACCAGCTACGAGTACAATATCGACAATGGACTGGCGATCGTGGGTAGTCCCGAGACCGTGATCCGCAAGCTGGAAGAGGGCAAGAAGCTAATTGGCTACGATATCTTCTGCACCAATCACGAGATCGGCGGGATGCCGCGCGAGTTGATCGATAATTCCGTCCGGCTTTTCGGCAAGGAGGTCATCCCCGCCTTCAAGAGCTGA
- a CDS encoding amidohydrolase family protein: MNFISVDDHVVEAPDLWTRRLSFQRWGARIPHLESASDGSQEWIVDGVRVPLLGNGSVGALMRDPLASPRTWAEVPRAAYDPALRLRALDDDGVDYSVLYPAVAGVAGETFARVIKDPELELACVQAYNDWLIEEWAGLNSRFIAQCLVPLTPVAAAVGELRRAVGRGHRGLIFPAVPSMVRESAPHINDPCYDPIWRACEELAVPVCFHAGCAPQLQLPHYPGYSSRLNVAFEALTRPVSCVLPLTNLLLSQILERFPALKVVFGESALGWLGFDLETTEWFFATYALADQIAYKLGPIQAFRRQCFAVAWYDGNLGVLERACEFPGVENLLWSTNFPLAISSWPNSREQRAAVAAKLPPDQRDRIFWSNAAALYHLG; this comes from the coding sequence ATGAACTTTATCAGCGTCGACGACCATGTGGTAGAGGCGCCCGATCTGTGGACGCGCCGGCTCTCATTCCAGCGCTGGGGTGCGCGTATCCCCCATCTGGAGAGTGCTTCCGACGGCAGCCAGGAATGGATCGTGGACGGCGTTCGCGTGCCGCTGCTGGGTAACGGATCAGTGGGCGCGCTGATGCGCGATCCGCTGGCCAGTCCGCGCACGTGGGCCGAGGTGCCGCGAGCCGCCTACGATCCAGCTCTGCGGTTGCGGGCGCTGGACGACGACGGGGTTGATTATTCGGTGCTCTATCCGGCAGTGGCGGGTGTGGCTGGCGAGACTTTTGCGCGTGTGATCAAAGACCCCGAACTGGAGCTGGCCTGCGTGCAGGCCTACAACGATTGGCTGATCGAGGAATGGGCCGGCTTAAACTCGCGCTTCATTGCCCAGTGCTTGGTGCCGCTGACCCCGGTGGCGGCAGCGGTCGGCGAGTTGCGGCGCGCGGTCGGGCGCGGCCACAGGGGGCTCATCTTTCCCGCTGTGCCCAGCATGGTGCGCGAGAGCGCGCCCCACATCAACGATCCTTGCTACGATCCGATTTGGCGGGCTTGTGAAGAGTTGGCGGTGCCAGTCTGTTTTCATGCCGGGTGCGCACCGCAACTTCAGCTTCCTCATTACCCCGGCTATTCCTCCCGCCTCAACGTCGCCTTCGAAGCGCTCACCCGACCGGTCAGTTGCGTCCTGCCGCTGACCAACCTGCTGCTGTCGCAAATCCTGGAGCGGTTTCCCGCTCTCAAGGTGGTCTTCGGCGAAAGCGCGCTAGGTTGGCTGGGCTTCGATTTGGAGACCACCGAATGGTTTTTCGCCACCTATGCTCTGGCCGACCAGATAGCCTACAAGCTAGGTCCGATACAAGCTTTTCGCCGCCAATGCTTCGCGGTGGCGTGGTACGACGGCAACCTCGGGGTGCTGGAGCGGGCCTGCGAATTTCCCGGGGTCGAAAATCTGCTGTGGTCCACCAATTTCCCCTTGGCCATCTCGTCCTGGCCCAATAGCCGCGAGCAACGCGCCGCGGTTGCCGCCAAGCTTCCCCCCGATCAGCGCGACCGAATCTTCTGGAGCAACGCCGCAGCGCTCTACCACCTGGGCTGA
- a CDS encoding amidohydrolase family protein produces MQLQFNVIDADSHAQVHKDAFTSRMSAARFGERIPHLIETDEGHQRWIVNGKRVSDSGVSNCPAVMDDHFRTRQPQRWEEVPAPVYDPLARLRVMDEDGVDVEVLFPNPPIQGAAFLQGDAEFELACVRAYNDAMFEWRRASDRYVPLGLIPYLSGAAVAAAEVERIAQLGMRGIDVVAEPGIVAHPGQIFLSSFAEEAAHIPHFSDPGWDPLWAACQANAISIHWHVNGQLPLPVPRWPAYTLGQNRVLVPGPICTMMAQFIPHLLFSGVLERFPRLQWVLTETGMGFIQYIVEACDREWERMRLWSEGILTRPSELLRRQLYGTVWYEQNGIKSRAVLGCDRIMFQVDYPHNTSIYPRTHQAIETVLAGLPQAEREAILWRNAARLYGLQISE; encoded by the coding sequence ATGCAGCTACAATTCAACGTCATCGACGCCGACTCGCATGCGCAGGTCCACAAAGATGCCTTCACCTCACGCATGTCCGCCGCCCGTTTCGGCGAGCGTATTCCTCATTTGATCGAAACCGACGAGGGCCATCAGCGCTGGATTGTCAACGGCAAACGAGTCAGCGATTCGGGTGTCAGCAACTGCCCGGCGGTGATGGATGATCACTTTCGCACGCGTCAGCCCCAGCGCTGGGAGGAAGTCCCCGCGCCGGTCTACGATCCTTTGGCGCGGCTGCGCGTGATGGACGAGGACGGGGTCGATGTCGAGGTGCTCTTTCCCAATCCGCCCATCCAGGGCGCAGCCTTTCTGCAGGGCGACGCTGAATTCGAGCTGGCCTGCGTGCGGGCCTACAATGATGCAATGTTCGAATGGCGCCGGGCCAGCGATCGTTACGTGCCGCTAGGGTTGATCCCATACTTGAGCGGCGCCGCAGTGGCTGCGGCCGAAGTCGAGCGGATCGCCCAGCTGGGCATGCGCGGTATCGACGTGGTCGCCGAACCGGGAATTGTCGCCCACCCCGGTCAGATTTTCCTCTCTAGTTTTGCCGAAGAGGCCGCCCACATCCCCCATTTCAGCGATCCCGGCTGGGACCCGCTGTGGGCCGCCTGCCAGGCCAACGCGATTTCGATCCATTGGCACGTCAACGGCCAGTTGCCGCTGCCGGTCCCGCGCTGGCCAGCCTACACCTTGGGCCAGAACCGAGTACTGGTGCCGGGTCCGATCTGCACCATGATGGCCCAATTCATTCCCCATCTGCTCTTTTCTGGCGTGCTCGAGCGCTTTCCACGTCTGCAATGGGTACTGACCGAAACCGGCATGGGCTTCATCCAGTACATCGTCGAGGCCTGCGATCGCGAATGGGAGAGGATGCGGCTGTGGAGCGAGGGAATCCTCACCCGCCCCAGCGAATTGTTGCGCCGCCAGCTCTACGGCACGGTCTGGTACGAGCAGAATGGGATCAAATCGCGCGCGGTCCTTGGTTGCGACCGAATCATGTTCCAAGTCGATTACCCGCATAACACCAGCATCTATCCGCGCACCCATCAAGCGATTGAAACCGTCCTGGCGGGGCTGCCGCAGGCCGAACGCGAGGCGATCCTATGGCGCAATGCCGCGCGGCTCTACGGTTTGCAGATATCCGAGTGA
- a CDS encoding sigma-54 dependent transcriptional regulator, which yields MKKASVLVVEDNDLERQITAEILREEDFAVEEAAAGKRALELLALGGFDVVLTDLMMPGMSGEELLASIRPQYPATQVVMVTAHGTIDSAVKAMKSGAFYYLTKPTDRETLVMTVAKAAELANLQQENLLLRRRLEGKLTIDGIVGQAPEIQEVIKIVRKVAASNSTVLIQGESGTGKEIIARSIHMLSPRAARPFIAINCSAIPDNLIENELFGHERGAFTGATERKIGLIEAADKSTLFLDEIADLGVGLQAKLLRVLQEKEVRRVGGNESFRVDVRMVAATNRNLAEEVAEQRFREDLYYRVNVVTITLPPLRERSSDIPILANHFLTKYSGLAGGRVKEVSREAMEVLLDYSWPGNIRQLESAIERAVLLCDGDRITPRDLPAEVLARKAIGRPGAGAATGARADHFEIPAEGINFDHFERELIMQAMERADGVIAKAAKLLGMSYRTLQYRLEKFGMKKGDTRLPDSKLP from the coding sequence ATGAAAAAAGCTTCAGTTTTGGTGGTCGAAGACAACGATCTGGAGCGCCAGATCACGGCCGAAATCCTGCGCGAGGAGGACTTCGCGGTAGAGGAGGCCGCCGCCGGCAAGCGCGCCCTGGAGCTGCTAGCGTTGGGCGGCTTCGACGTCGTGCTGACCGATCTGATGATGCCGGGGATGTCGGGCGAGGAATTGCTCGCCAGCATCCGCCCGCAGTACCCCGCCACTCAGGTCGTGATGGTCACCGCGCACGGCACCATCGACAGCGCGGTCAAGGCGATGAAGAGCGGGGCCTTCTACTATCTGACCAAACCCACCGATCGGGAGACCTTGGTAATGACCGTGGCCAAGGCCGCCGAACTGGCCAACTTGCAGCAGGAAAACCTGCTGCTGCGCCGGCGCCTGGAGGGCAAACTTACGATCGACGGCATCGTTGGTCAGGCCCCCGAGATCCAGGAGGTCATCAAGATTGTGCGCAAGGTAGCCGCCTCCAACTCCACCGTCTTGATCCAGGGCGAGAGCGGCACCGGCAAGGAGATTATCGCGCGCTCCATTCATATGCTCTCTCCCCGCGCCGCGCGCCCCTTCATCGCTATCAACTGCTCGGCCATTCCCGACAACCTAATCGAGAATGAATTGTTCGGCCACGAGCGCGGCGCCTTTACCGGTGCCACCGAGCGCAAGATCGGACTGATCGAGGCCGCCGACAAATCCACTCTGTTCCTGGACGAGATCGCCGACCTGGGGGTGGGCTTGCAGGCCAAGCTGCTGCGCGTGCTGCAGGAAAAAGAGGTGCGTCGGGTGGGCGGCAACGAATCCTTCCGGGTTGACGTACGGATGGTGGCAGCGACCAATCGCAATCTAGCCGAGGAGGTGGCCGAACAGCGCTTTCGCGAAGACCTCTACTATCGGGTCAACGTAGTCACGATCACCCTGCCCCCGTTGCGCGAACGCTCTTCGGATATCCCCATCCTGGCCAACCACTTTCTGACCAAGTATAGCGGTTTGGCCGGCGGGCGGGTCAAAGAAGTCTCCCGGGAGGCCATGGAAGTGCTATTGGATTATTCCTGGCCGGGCAATATCCGTCAGCTCGAATCGGCGATCGAGCGCGCAGTACTGCTGTGCGATGGTGACCGCATCACGCCGCGCGATCTGCCCGCCGAAGTACTGGCTCGCAAGGCGATCGGCCGCCCCGGCGCAGGCGCCGCCACGGGAGCGCGAGCCGACCATTTCGAAATCCCGGCTGAAGGCATCAACTTCGACCACTTCGAGCGCGAGCTGATCATGCAGGCAATGGAGCGCGCGGATGGCGTGATCGCCAAGGCCGCCAAGCTGCTAGGCATGAGCTACCGCACCTTGCAGTATCGCTTGGAAAAATTCGGGATGAAAAAAGGCGACACCCGCTTGCCTGATAGCAAGCTGCCCTGA